CAGCTGGTGGGCGATGACCTGTTTGTGACCAATCCCAAGCGTCTGCGCCGTGGTTTGGACGAGGGGATTGCCAATGCCATCCTCATCAAGCTCAATCAAATCGGTACGTTGACCGAGACCCTGGAGACCATGCGTTTGGCTGCGGATCACGGTTATGCGAATGTGGTGTCGCATCGTTCAGGTGAAACCGAGGACACGACCATTGCGCACTTGGCCGTGGCGCTCAATGCGGGCCAAATCAAGACCGGTTCCATCTGTCGAACCGACCGAATTGCCAAGTACAATGAGCTTCTGCGTATTGAGGAGCTGCTGGGCGATAAGGCCATTTACGGGGGACGGATTTGGAAAAAGGTCTGCGCCTAGGCTATTGGTTCTGGATTGGGGTGGGACTTGTAGCGCTGGCCGTTGCTTGGCTTTTGCCGGGCTTTTCGGAGCGCCGCGAACTGCAGGAAGAGTTGATTCGTTTGCAAAGCAGTCACGAAGAGCTTACTCGCGAGGTCAATGATCTCAAGGCTGAGCGGCAAGCGCTGTCTGAGGACCCATTAGCGATTGAGAGAGAAGCCCGGCGTACGCTGGGCTTTTCCCGTTCCAATGAGATCACCTTTAAGAAGGTCTCTGCCGAGTAGCTTTTACTTTGTCCCCGGACGGCTTGACAGGGGGAGAGGAAGTGTTAGGATAGGCATTCCGCTGGAGACCAGGGTCTCGGGCGAGTTCTTTCTGATACTGGCGCGGGGTGGAGCAGTCCGGTAGCTCGTCGGGCTCAAGATGGATACCCAGCTCAAATCCGACATTGCAGAATCTGCCGTTGTTACGGAGCTCTTGAAAAGGGGCTTTAACGTGTTTAGGCCTGTAGGAGATAGACTTCCTTATGACCTGGCCATTGACAGCGGGGGATGTCTCATTCGCATTCAGGTCAAGGGGGCCTGGTTCGAAGAATCCAAGGGTTTATTTACCTTGGATGTGCGACGAACCAAGACAAACAGGCATTCCATATTACGGACCAGGTATTGCGAAGAGGACTTTGATTTTGCAATTTTGTACGTGCCTGAGATCGAAGTCTTCTATGTAATCCCCGTAGAAGTGTTCATCAGCTATCGCAGTGGTGTTGGCTAGGTGGAACGCAATACGAGGCAAAGAAAACCTCGCTCTGAGGAGTACAGAGGACGATGGGAGTTGTTATCCGAGTGGGCTGCCCAGCCGGTGACGGCTGGGTGATAACCCGTCAAATTCGGTGAAGCCTGTTTGTCCGCAGGGACATTGGTAATACCGAGCCAAGTCCGCCATGGTTCGAGGCGGAAAGGTGTAGAGACTAGACGGCGGGCATGTGTCATGAAGTTCGGCACATGAAGGTATAGTCCAGACTACAAACTCATCTGTTCTGATGAGGCAGCGAAAGCTGTGGTGGTACGCATAACCCGAAGGTCGCAGGTTCAAATCCTGTCCCCGCTACCATATTCTTACAACCAAAAGTCTAAACAGGACTGCAGGTTGATCCAAACGCCCTGAGTAACCCTCGGGGCGTTTTTTTGTGGGGACATAATGTGTCAGCTGAACCGACTCAATTTTGTCTCCGGATAGCGAGCGTGAGGGACGGTTCTCGTGTAACTCCATGCTGCAAAAAGAATAGGCGAGAACCGTCCCTGCGATTCAGGTTATAATGCCCGCATGGATTCTGATTCTCCCTCCACATCCTCCAATTTCTACACTGATGAGGGCATTGCCGTGCCCATGGTCAGCGCTGATCTCATGCGCGAAATCGACCGCATGGTTGTGGAAGAGACCGGCCCAAACCTATACCAGATGATGGAAAACGCCGGGTGGAACACGGCCCTGCAGGCGATTGATATTTTGGGGGAGGGGTGGTCTTATGCCCGGGTGGTGGTTCTGGCAGGACCGGG
The DNA window shown above is from Candidatus Omnitrophota bacterium and carries:
- a CDS encoding septum formation initiator family protein; amino-acid sequence: MEKGLRLGYWFWIGVGLVALAVAWLLPGFSERRELQEELIRLQSSHEELTREVNDLKAERQALSEDPLAIEREARRTLGFSRSNEITFKKVSAE